Proteins from one Gammaproteobacteria bacterium genomic window:
- a CDS encoding M24 family metallopeptidase gives MNPSARRQRLFELLGDGIAILPAAKETTRNSDTEYEFRQDSDFYYLTGFEEPGAIAVFNPSESAERYVLFVRPRDKEQETWVGRRAGVEGAVEQFGADMAYPLSEFEERLRGYLIGRPMLYCRTDTAERILGPLGAARTFHLKDGRPVPVGIGELASLLAEMRLRKDSTEIDLLRRAAAITGAGHLEAMKFAKPGVGEDRVQAVMEYVFRAGGSSRNAYPSIVASGPNACILHYVENDRQMQDGDLLLIDAAAEYGYMGADVTRTFPVNGKFTAPQAAVYEVVLAAQRAAFDEVLVGATYERMHLAARKVITEGLVELGLLPKGTDQSIAMHHYREFFMHGTGHWLGMDVHDVGAYKNAAGSRVLESGMVFTVEPGIYIDPEREVGKFALLEYDLDDWMERRYRLGTEAARKVEAEERDEAGYVEHAIPTEFRGIGVRIEDDLLVTSDGYEILTADVPTALGDVEEVCSLQSALG, from the coding sequence ATGAATCCTTCGGCACGGCGGCAACGCCTCTTCGAGCTTCTTGGCGATGGGATCGCGATTCTTCCGGCAGCCAAGGAGACGACCAGAAACAGCGACACCGAATATGAGTTTCGCCAGGACAGTGACTTCTACTACTTGACCGGTTTCGAGGAACCCGGCGCGATCGCCGTGTTCAATCCATCGGAGTCTGCCGAGCGGTATGTGCTGTTCGTCCGTCCCCGGGACAAGGAGCAAGAGACCTGGGTCGGCCGCAGGGCCGGTGTCGAGGGAGCCGTCGAGCAGTTCGGGGCGGATATGGCCTATCCGTTGAGTGAATTCGAAGAACGCCTCCGGGGGTACCTGATCGGGCGACCGATGCTGTACTGCCGGACAGATACGGCAGAGAGGATTCTCGGGCCACTGGGCGCCGCACGAACATTTCATCTCAAGGATGGCAGGCCCGTGCCCGTCGGAATCGGCGAGCTTGCATCGCTACTCGCAGAGATGCGGCTCCGAAAGGACTCGACCGAGATTGACCTCCTTCGAAGGGCGGCCGCCATCACTGGAGCAGGCCATCTCGAAGCGATGAAGTTCGCGAAACCGGGAGTCGGCGAGGATCGAGTCCAAGCGGTGATGGAGTATGTGTTCCGTGCCGGGGGATCCTCCCGCAACGCCTACCCTTCCATCGTTGCCTCCGGTCCAAATGCCTGCATTCTTCACTACGTCGAGAACGACAGGCAGATGCAGGACGGAGACCTCCTCCTGATCGACGCAGCCGCCGAATACGGGTATATGGGGGCCGACGTCACACGTACCTTCCCGGTCAACGGGAAGTTCACTGCGCCGCAAGCTGCCGTCTACGAAGTCGTGCTCGCCGCGCAGAGAGCCGCGTTCGACGAGGTCCTCGTCGGGGCGACCTACGAGCGAATGCACCTTGCTGCCCGGAAGGTCATCACCGAGGGACTCGTTGAGCTGGGCTTGCTGCCGAAGGGAACCGACCAGTCGATCGCCATGCACCACTATCGCGAGTTCTTCATGCACGGGACCGGCCACTGGCTCGGCATGGATGTTCATGATGTGGGCGCGTACAAGAACGCCGCCGGTTCTCGGGTGCTGGAGTCAGGCATGGTCTTCACGGTCGAGCCGGGGATCTACATCGATCCGGAGCGGGAGGTCGGCAAGTTCGCGCTCCTCGAATACGACCTGGACGATTGGATGGAGCGACGGTATCGGCTCGGCACGGAAGCTGCCCGCAAGGTCGAGGCCGAGGAACGTGACGAAGCGGGGTACGTGGAGCACGCTATCCCCACGGAGTTTCGCGGGATCGGTGTGAGGATCGAAGACGACTTGCTTGTCACGTCGGACGGGTACGAAATCCTCACGGCAGATGTTCCCACGGCGCTCGGCGATGTAGAAGAGGTATGTTCCCTGCAGTCGGCTCTCGGGTAG
- a CDS encoding rubrerythrin family protein: protein MDDAARYRNNYQDEIDGAAQYRLLADLETDPHLVEVYRKLADTEERHASFWVERLEALDKAVPPAKPSLKARLVMSLARRVGPQVLVGVMAASEKAGQTMYDEQPETEGEGMRADERSHARILSALAGEATNGVEGSVLARIEGRHRTVGGNALRAAVLGANDGLVSNLALIMGVAGATFSRDSVLIGGLAGLLAGAASMALGEWLSVQSARELATKQLEIEAEELEAMPEEEAEELALIYQAKGLPEDRARELAAHIMQDQETALNTLAREELGIDPDEMGGNPWEAAGTSFFLFAFGAIVPVTPFFFGGGTVAIAWSMALSGVALFVTGAGIALLTGRSIVFSGMRQMIFGLVAAGIVFGIGTLLGAAIA from the coding sequence ATGGATGATGCCGCCCGCTATCGGAACAACTACCAGGACGAGATCGACGGGGCCGCCCAGTACCGGTTGCTTGCCGATCTCGAGACGGATCCGCATCTGGTCGAGGTCTATCGCAAGTTGGCCGACACCGAAGAGCGGCACGCCTCGTTTTGGGTGGAGCGTCTGGAAGCGCTCGACAAAGCCGTACCGCCGGCGAAACCCTCATTGAAGGCTCGCTTGGTCATGTCGCTGGCTCGGAGGGTCGGACCGCAGGTACTCGTCGGCGTCATGGCGGCCTCCGAAAAGGCAGGCCAGACGATGTACGACGAACAGCCCGAGACCGAAGGAGAAGGGATGCGGGCGGACGAGCGATCACATGCGCGCATCCTCTCCGCACTCGCTGGTGAAGCCACGAACGGTGTCGAGGGCAGTGTTCTTGCCCGGATCGAAGGCCGGCACAGAACCGTCGGAGGGAACGCTCTCAGGGCAGCGGTGCTGGGTGCAAACGACGGTCTCGTGTCGAACCTGGCTCTGATCATGGGCGTCGCCGGTGCAACTTTCTCGCGAGACTCGGTGTTGATCGGAGGGCTTGCCGGCTTACTCGCCGGTGCGGCGTCCATGGCGCTCGGCGAGTGGCTGAGCGTTCAGTCTGCGCGTGAACTGGCCACGAAGCAACTGGAAATCGAAGCCGAGGAGCTGGAGGCGATGCCGGAAGAGGAGGCCGAGGAACTCGCTTTGATCTATCAGGCAAAGGGACTCCCCGAGGACAGGGCCAGAGAACTCGCGGCGCACATCATGCAGGATCAGGAAACCGCTCTGAATACGCTCGCTCGTGAGGAGTTGGGCATCGACCCCGACGAGATGGGAGGGAATCCATGGGAGGCCGCCGGGACGTCCTTCTTCCTGTTCGCCTTTGGGGCGATCGTTCCCGTGACCCCCTTCTTCTTCGGCGGTGGAACGGTCGCGATCGCGTGGAGCATGGCTCTCTCGGGTGTAGCTCTGTTCGTGACCGGGGCCGGGATCGCTCTGCTCACGGGGAGGAGCATCGTGTTCTCGGGAATGCGTCAGATGATCTTCGGCCTCGTCGCGGCCGGGATCGTGTTCGGGATCGGAACGCTGCTCGGTGCGGCGATTGCCTGA
- the argH gene encoding argininosuccinate lyase, whose product MTLWGGRFEEPPDEAMWRFTVDHADRRLLGVDIEGSLAHVKMLGEVGILSSEQADRLVEGLVVVLEESENDGFMFSATDEDVHSAVERRLYELVGPLAGKLHTGRSRNDQIALDTRLYLKRAAFDRIAQIRSLVGVLVQAAEDVGSVVVPVYTHLQQAQAIPLAHHLLAYAWMLRRDADRFGGVMARLDVSPLGAGAAGGSSLPLDPRSVADSLGMAAVFENSIEAVGSRDIVAEYTFCAAQSMVTLSRLAEELVLWATSEFDWLTFSDRYSTGSSALPQKKNPDIAELVRGKSARVIGDVVSILTLQKGLPMAYNRDLQEDKAAVFHADDVLAGALEVLAGLLTSAEFHAPEPSSWVAALDLAEALVGRGVPFREAHQSVGELVARLVSEDRNLSDLSVDELTSSHGLFQPQDLDLLDPKGSVQRRRLDVQVADQIAHLRDWLN is encoded by the coding sequence GTGACACTCTGGGGAGGCCGATTCGAGGAGCCGCCCGACGAAGCCATGTGGCGGTTTACCGTCGACCATGCAGACCGGCGACTTCTCGGCGTGGACATCGAGGGTTCACTCGCGCATGTGAAGATGCTCGGCGAAGTGGGAATCCTCTCTTCTGAGCAAGCCGATCGGTTGGTGGAAGGCCTCGTCGTGGTTCTCGAGGAATCCGAGAACGACGGGTTCATGTTCTCCGCGACCGACGAGGATGTCCACTCCGCCGTCGAACGGCGCCTGTACGAACTCGTTGGTCCACTTGCCGGCAAGCTTCACACGGGGCGGTCCCGCAACGATCAGATTGCGCTCGACACGCGCCTGTATCTGAAGCGGGCGGCCTTCGATCGGATCGCCCAGATACGGTCGCTGGTGGGTGTGCTCGTTCAGGCAGCCGAAGATGTCGGGTCCGTGGTGGTTCCCGTCTACACGCACCTGCAGCAGGCGCAGGCTATTCCGCTGGCACATCATCTGCTCGCGTACGCTTGGATGCTTCGCAGAGATGCGGACCGGTTTGGTGGCGTGATGGCCAGACTGGATGTCTCTCCCCTTGGAGCCGGTGCGGCAGGGGGAAGCAGCTTGCCGTTGGACCCGCGATCGGTCGCGGATTCGCTCGGCATGGCGGCGGTGTTCGAGAACTCGATCGAGGCCGTCGGATCTCGCGACATCGTGGCCGAGTACACATTCTGTGCAGCACAATCGATGGTGACGCTGTCGCGATTGGCGGAGGAACTCGTGCTGTGGGCTACGAGTGAGTTCGATTGGCTGACATTCTCCGACAGATACTCGACGGGTTCGTCGGCGCTGCCACAGAAGAAGAATCCCGACATCGCTGAACTCGTGCGGGGCAAGAGCGCACGGGTCATCGGGGATGTCGTGTCGATTCTGACCCTCCAGAAGGGTCTTCCGATGGCCTACAACCGAGATCTTCAGGAAGACAAGGCGGCCGTATTCCATGCCGACGACGTGCTCGCCGGCGCGCTGGAGGTTCTGGCCGGGTTGCTGACGAGTGCCGAGTTCCATGCTCCGGAGCCGTCGTCGTGGGTTGCGGCCCTGGACCTTGCCGAAGCACTGGTTGGCCGAGGCGTGCCGTTCCGCGAGGCCCATCAATCGGTGGGGGAACTGGTCGCCCGATTGGTGTCGGAGGACAGGAACCTGTCGGATCTCTCGGTGGACGAGCTGACTTCCTCACATGGGCTGTTCCAGCCGCAGGATCTGGACTTGCTCGATCCGAAGGGGAGTGTCCAGCGGCGCAGGTTGGATGTCCAGGTTGCAGACCAGATCGCCCACCTGCGCGATTGGCTGAATTGA
- a CDS encoding argininosuccinate synthase encodes MKVVLAYSGGLDTSIILKWLIEEYDAEVIAYTADVGQGEEVEEARVKALKTGAVEAITEDLRDEFVSEYVLPALRANAVYEWYYLLGTSLARPVIAKGMVRVAEAMGADAIAHGATGKGNDQVRFELSAYALKPDIRVIAPWREWDLKGRADLVAYAESRGIPIPVTPERPYSMDANILHISYEGGVLEDPWVAPPKEMFRMTVAPEDGPEDPEWVTITYRKGDPVAVNGEELQPTDLLVLMNELGGRHGIGRVDIVENRFVGMKSRGVYETPGGTILQHAHKAVESITLDREVAHLRDELVPRYADMVYNGFWFAPEREALQAFMDNIQGRVSGDARLKLYKGQVTVEGRRSDRYALYDQATVTFEEDDVYDQADAAGFIRLQGLRLRTLAEHRLGEGE; translated from the coding sequence ATGAAGGTCGTATTGGCGTACTCCGGTGGATTGGACACGTCGATCATTCTCAAGTGGTTGATCGAGGAGTACGACGCGGAGGTGATCGCATACACGGCAGACGTCGGCCAGGGCGAAGAGGTCGAAGAGGCCCGCGTCAAAGCGCTGAAAACGGGTGCCGTGGAGGCGATCACGGAAGACCTTCGGGACGAATTCGTCAGTGAGTACGTATTGCCTGCCCTTCGTGCCAACGCGGTGTACGAATGGTATTACCTGCTGGGGACCTCTCTTGCCCGCCCCGTGATTGCCAAGGGGATGGTGCGGGTGGCCGAGGCCATGGGTGCAGATGCGATTGCACATGGTGCGACTGGAAAAGGCAACGATCAGGTTCGGTTCGAACTCTCTGCGTATGCTCTCAAGCCGGACATCCGGGTGATCGCACCGTGGAGAGAGTGGGACCTCAAAGGGCGCGCCGACCTCGTAGCCTATGCGGAGAGTCGGGGCATCCCGATCCCGGTGACACCGGAGAGGCCGTACAGCATGGATGCCAACATACTCCACATCTCCTACGAAGGGGGAGTCCTGGAAGATCCGTGGGTGGCTCCTCCCAAGGAGATGTTCCGCATGACCGTCGCTCCCGAGGACGGTCCCGAGGATCCCGAATGGGTGACGATCACGTATCGGAAGGGAGATCCCGTCGCAGTGAACGGCGAGGAACTCCAACCCACCGACCTGCTCGTTCTGATGAACGAGCTTGGCGGCAGGCACGGAATCGGACGGGTCGACATCGTGGAGAACCGCTTCGTGGGGATGAAGAGCAGAGGGGTGTATGAGACGCCCGGTGGGACGATCCTGCAACATGCCCACAAGGCGGTCGAGTCGATCACACTCGACCGTGAGGTCGCTCATCTGCGCGATGAACTCGTTCCCCGTTACGCGGACATGGTCTACAACGGATTCTGGTTCGCTCCAGAACGTGAAGCGCTTCAGGCGTTCATGGACAACATACAGGGTCGTGTCTCCGGTGATGCTCGCCTCAAGCTGTACAAGGGTCAGGTAACCGTGGAGGGCAGACGATCCGACCGCTACGCCCTCTACGATCAGGCGACGGTGACCTTCGAAGAGGACGATGTGTACGACCAGGCAGACGCAGCCGGGTTCATCCGTCTGCAGGGACTGCGGCTGCGCACCCTCGCCGAGCATCGTCTGGGGGAGGGTGAGTGA
- the argR gene encoding arginine repressor gives MKTAARRRAIRRIITTLDVSSQHELADLLTDEGFAVTQATVSRDLKELGAVKVRGQGNEFVYALQTMRRDDGGLDRVLAEFANEIKASGNLVVVKTPPGAAQVLAGSIDRSGLDGVLGTVAGDDTVLIVADEQHGGNWLAKTLEQIGVG, from the coding sequence ATGAAGACTGCTGCGCGGCGGCGAGCGATTCGCCGCATCATCACGACGCTGGACGTGTCGAGCCAGCATGAGCTGGCGGATCTGTTGACGGATGAGGGATTTGCAGTAACCCAGGCGACCGTCTCCCGGGACCTGAAGGAACTCGGAGCAGTCAAGGTTCGCGGGCAGGGGAACGAATTCGTCTATGCCTTACAGACGATGCGGAGAGATGACGGTGGCTTGGACCGGGTTCTGGCCGAATTCGCCAACGAAATCAAGGCGAGCGGCAATCTCGTTGTGGTGAAGACACCTCCGGGTGCAGCCCAAGTACTGGCCGGATCAATCGACCGTTCCGGTCTCGACGGTGTCCTCGGCACGGTTGCCGGAGATGACACCGTACTGATCGTGGCGGATGAGCAGCATGGTGGGAATTGGCTTGCCAAGACACTCGAACAGATCGGAGTTGGATGA
- a CDS encoding prolyl oligopeptidase family serine peptidase, with translation MTSEPTVAPYGTWQSPISAASVAAGSVRLDEPRIDGDRVLWLESRPSDGGRTVVVERQREGTVRDLTPDGFNVRSRVHEYGGGAYLISGEALFFSNWSDQRIYRQDPGNRPVPITPEPPVPAAWRYADGRLTPDGRSIVCVRERHESGETINELVQVPTDGATDPRILVGGHDFFSSPRISRDGTRLAWLSWDHPNMPWDGTELWSAELLPDCTLGTRRKVCGGSAESIVQPEWGPDGSLYWLSDQTGFWNLYRDNEPLAPVDADCAGPAWMLGRTYFGFLDAGRIAMTITESGFDHVIILNSDGSHIRLDLPLGTHRGRLATDGKSTIVVISGSPSSLDAVREINTVTGEIKPLVSAGSLDPAYISAAQPIRFPTDDGPAHAFFYPPANADFEGPDTELPPLVVFSHGGPTGATRPDLDPTIQFFTSRGIAVVDVNYGGSTGYGRGYRQRLRGTWGIVDTRDCIAAARHLVSEGLVDGDRMAIRGASAGGFTTLSALTFHDVFQVGASYYGVGDLEALARDTHKFEAMYLDSLIGPYPRYAGAYRQRSPIHFTERLSCPVILFQGLEDQVVRPAQAEAMVAALKERGIPYAYVTFRGEQHGFRQAEHIAQALNDELSFYGQALGFTPRDIPLLLRQNVTTTPSRTRIGGWRGPRSWLRS, from the coding sequence ATGACGTCCGAACCAACCGTCGCCCCGTACGGAACCTGGCAGTCACCCATCTCCGCAGCATCGGTTGCTGCCGGATCCGTCCGTCTCGACGAGCCACGCATCGATGGTGACCGAGTGCTCTGGCTGGAATCCCGACCGTCGGACGGGGGCCGAACGGTCGTGGTCGAACGACAGAGAGAGGGTACGGTTCGAGATCTCACGCCGGACGGTTTCAACGTTCGCTCTCGGGTTCACGAGTACGGGGGTGGCGCATACCTCATCTCGGGAGAAGCGCTGTTCTTCTCCAACTGGAGTGATCAGCGCATCTATCGTCAAGACCCCGGGAACCGGCCGGTACCGATCACCCCTGAGCCTCCGGTACCTGCCGCATGGCGTTACGCAGACGGCAGACTCACACCCGACGGTCGATCGATCGTGTGCGTACGCGAGCGTCACGAGTCCGGGGAAACCATCAACGAGCTGGTCCAGGTCCCCACCGATGGCGCTACCGATCCTCGCATTCTCGTCGGTGGCCACGACTTTTTCTCGTCACCGCGTATCAGCAGGGACGGAACTCGACTCGCATGGCTCAGTTGGGATCATCCGAACATGCCTTGGGACGGTACCGAACTCTGGTCCGCCGAACTTCTTCCGGACTGTACGCTCGGAACACGAAGAAAAGTCTGCGGTGGGTCCGCCGAGTCGATCGTCCAGCCCGAGTGGGGTCCGGACGGTTCTCTCTATTGGCTCTCGGATCAGACGGGTTTCTGGAACCTGTACCGCGACAATGAACCCCTCGCACCGGTCGACGCAGACTGTGCCGGTCCGGCATGGATGCTCGGACGGACCTACTTCGGGTTTCTCGACGCTGGGCGCATTGCGATGACGATCACGGAGTCCGGCTTCGATCACGTCATCATCCTCAATAGCGATGGCAGCCACATTCGTCTGGATCTGCCTCTCGGCACGCATCGGGGCCGGCTCGCCACAGATGGGAAGAGCACCATTGTGGTGATCTCCGGGTCCCCTTCATCTCTCGACGCAGTTCGTGAGATCAACACCGTCACCGGCGAGATCAAACCCCTCGTGTCTGCGGGTTCTCTCGACCCGGCATACATCTCGGCAGCACAACCGATCAGATTCCCGACCGATGACGGTCCTGCACATGCTTTCTTCTACCCGCCTGCCAATGCCGATTTCGAAGGGCCGGACACAGAACTGCCCCCCCTGGTGGTCTTCAGCCACGGAGGTCCAACCGGTGCAACACGCCCGGATCTCGATCCGACGATCCAGTTCTTCACGAGCCGCGGCATCGCTGTCGTCGACGTCAACTATGGCGGCAGCACCGGATACGGTCGAGGGTACCGACAGCGTCTGCGCGGAACGTGGGGGATCGTCGATACGCGGGACTGCATCGCGGCAGCTCGTCATCTCGTATCGGAAGGCCTCGTGGACGGAGACCGCATGGCCATCAGGGGTGCAAGCGCCGGCGGTTTTACGACGCTGTCTGCGCTGACCTTTCATGACGTGTTCCAGGTCGGCGCCAGCTACTACGGCGTAGGAGACCTCGAGGCTCTTGCCCGCGATACGCACAAGTTCGAGGCGATGTACCTGGACAGCCTCATTGGACCATATCCACGGTATGCAGGGGCCTATCGCCAACGTTCACCGATCCACTTCACCGAGCGACTCTCCTGCCCCGTGATCCTCTTCCAGGGACTCGAGGACCAGGTCGTGCGCCCGGCACAGGCGGAGGCCATGGTCGCAGCCTTGAAGGAGCGCGGAATCCCGTACGCGTACGTGACCTTCAGGGGAGAACAGCACGGGTTTCGCCAGGCAGAGCACATAGCCCAAGCACTGAACGATGAACTTTCGTTCTACGGGCAGGCCCTCGGATTCACCCCGAGGGACATCCCTCTGCTCCTCAGACAGAACGTGACGACGACTCCATCGCGGACGCGAATCGGTGGATGGCGAGGTCCACGTTCCTGGCTTCGATCGTGA
- a CDS encoding acetylornithine/succinylornithine family transaminase — MSEELRHREARAVMQTYRRHSVVFTRGEGVWLFDDEGRLYVDCLAGLAVTGVGHANPRIREAVERQMGTLVHVSNLFYTEPQVVLAERLSELSGLDQVFFANDGATANECAIKLARRWSQKRKGPEAFEIVTLDGSFHGRTLATLAATGQPSKQITFQPLPPGFRQVPPGDIDALAAVIGTNTAAVIVETIQGEGGVLPLDEGYLRSVRHLCDISDVAMIVDDVQAGVGRTGTWFSWQSLGFEPDIATVAKGLANGLPIGACLARSDVAVAFEYGDHATTFGGGPVVSAAACAVLDEIDSRDLQENCLARSAQLRAGLSAIGGVREVRGRGLLLAAVLDQPNAVAVTEAALREGLVVNAVKPDAVRFTPPLTIEARNVDLAIHRFASAMESSSRSV; from the coding sequence ATGTCTGAAGAACTGCGTCATCGCGAGGCAAGAGCTGTGATGCAGACGTATCGGCGCCATTCCGTCGTCTTTACACGTGGTGAGGGCGTGTGGCTGTTCGACGACGAGGGGCGCCTCTACGTCGACTGCCTGGCGGGTTTGGCCGTCACGGGGGTGGGACACGCCAATCCACGGATACGAGAGGCAGTCGAGCGTCAGATGGGAACGCTGGTCCATGTGTCGAACCTCTTCTACACGGAGCCTCAGGTGGTGCTCGCCGAGCGCTTGAGCGAACTCTCCGGTCTCGACCAGGTGTTCTTCGCCAACGACGGAGCGACTGCCAACGAATGCGCCATCAAGCTTGCACGTAGGTGGTCACAGAAACGCAAGGGCCCGGAAGCGTTCGAGATCGTGACGCTCGACGGTTCTTTTCACGGTCGTACGCTCGCAACGCTCGCAGCTACGGGTCAGCCCTCAAAACAGATAACTTTCCAGCCACTGCCGCCCGGCTTTCGACAGGTTCCTCCGGGAGACATCGATGCTCTCGCCGCCGTCATAGGGACGAACACCGCAGCGGTGATAGTTGAGACCATCCAAGGGGAGGGAGGAGTCCTCCCGCTCGATGAGGGATACCTCCGATCCGTGCGACATTTGTGCGACATCTCGGACGTGGCCATGATCGTCGATGACGTGCAGGCCGGTGTCGGACGGACGGGCACGTGGTTCTCATGGCAATCGCTCGGGTTCGAGCCCGACATTGCGACTGTCGCGAAGGGTCTCGCCAACGGGCTTCCGATCGGTGCTTGTCTCGCACGCAGCGATGTCGCCGTCGCGTTCGAGTACGGGGATCATGCAACGACATTCGGAGGCGGCCCGGTCGTCAGTGCAGCCGCATGTGCAGTGCTCGACGAAATCGATTCTCGTGATCTGCAAGAAAACTGCCTTGCCCGTTCGGCGCAGTTACGAGCCGGGCTGTCGGCAATCGGAGGCGTGCGTGAGGTTCGCGGCCGGGGGCTGCTTCTGGCGGCGGTCCTCGATCAACCGAACGCAGTGGCCGTGACGGAGGCAGCGCTGAGAGAGGGACTGGTCGTCAACGCGGTGAAACCCGATGCCGTTCGATTCACGCCGCCCCTCACGATCGAAGCCAGGAACGTGGACCTCGCCATCCACCGATTCGCGTCCGCGATGGAGTCGTCGTCACGTTCTGTCTGA
- the argB gene encoding acetylglutamate kinase, with protein MAKARILMEAMPYIQEYRGKTVVIKYGGSAMDDEVLRQSFAGDVTLLSTVGIRPVIVHGGGPQITTALRRAGVETAWIDGLRVTDGETLEVVQSILAGIVNPDIVRLLTGHEAKAVGVTGIDGRMLSVRAKDERLGLVGEIEHVNPGVLEDMLDAGFVPVVAPLGRSEKDGRVYNVNADTAAGAIAAALGAEKLVYLTDVEGVYRNHENQEGLLQRLTLAELKEVIDSGTVRGGMLPKLASCVAAMEAGVHRAHILDGRIQHATLLEIFTPEGIGTMIHRFDDV; from the coding sequence ATGGCGAAAGCCAGGATCCTGATGGAGGCGATGCCGTACATCCAGGAGTACCGCGGCAAGACGGTCGTCATCAAGTACGGCGGCTCCGCAATGGACGATGAGGTCCTGCGTCAGAGTTTCGCCGGTGATGTCACGCTGCTTTCAACGGTGGGGATTCGGCCGGTCATCGTTCATGGAGGTGGACCTCAGATCACCACGGCGCTTCGCCGGGCCGGCGTCGAGACCGCTTGGATCGACGGGCTTCGCGTGACCGACGGGGAGACGCTGGAGGTGGTCCAATCGATCCTCGCAGGCATCGTGAATCCAGACATCGTTCGGCTGTTGACCGGGCACGAGGCGAAGGCGGTGGGAGTCACGGGGATAGACGGAAGGATGCTGTCCGTGAGAGCGAAGGATGAGCGTCTGGGGCTCGTCGGTGAGATCGAGCACGTGAATCCCGGTGTCCTCGAGGACATGCTCGATGCGGGCTTCGTTCCGGTTGTGGCGCCGCTCGGCAGGAGTGAGAAGGACGGAAGGGTGTACAACGTCAATGCAGACACGGCGGCAGGAGCGATCGCAGCGGCGCTCGGGGCGGAGAAGCTCGTGTATCTCACGGATGTCGAAGGCGTGTATCGGAACCACGAGAATCAGGAAGGGCTGCTCCAGCGGCTGACACTCGCGGAGCTGAAGGAGGTGATCGACTCCGGGACGGTGCGCGGCGGGATGCTCCCAAAGCTGGCCTCCTGCGTCGCGGCGATGGAGGCAGGGGTTCATCGGGCCCACATCCTCGACGGGCGCATCCAGCATGCGACGCTGCTGGAGATCTTCACGCCGGAAGGCATCGGGACGATGATCCATCGGTTTGACGATGTCTGA
- the argJ gene encoding bifunctional glutamate N-acetyltransferase/amino-acid acetyltransferase ArgJ: MSGVTVPVGFSAGGIAVGIKGNGDRDLAIVMAESAVPAAAVFTKSRTAAPPVVLARRRIADGRLRAVLLNSGCANAATGTAGMEAALATTRAAAEALDCSPEDVMPCSTGPIGSHLPVERVRDGIGRLFTTSGSSNRHADFAAEAIMTTDTVSKQTVRHGGGYVIGGMAKGAGMLRPDMATMLAVLTTDAEVDAATLGTVLREAVDVSFNSVNIDGCTSTNDTVVVLASGASGRRPSREAFADVLTSACKDLALKIAQDAEGASKVVTIRISGAVADADARSAGMTIADSALVRASFYGGDPNWGRIVAALGVSDAAFDPEHVEVRFGEYLVASAGMGVPFDEESLVRALVVGDFTVSVRIGDGPGKAEVLTTDLTPEYVQLNGERS; this comes from the coding sequence GTGAGTGGCGTTACCGTGCCGGTTGGCTTCAGTGCCGGAGGGATCGCTGTCGGCATCAAAGGAAACGGCGATCGCGATCTGGCCATCGTGATGGCAGAATCTGCCGTTCCCGCTGCAGCGGTCTTCACGAAGTCGCGAACGGCGGCACCTCCGGTCGTCCTCGCGAGACGCCGCATCGCAGATGGCCGACTCCGCGCCGTTCTATTGAACTCGGGATGTGCGAATGCGGCCACCGGCACGGCGGGGATGGAGGCTGCGCTCGCCACGACTCGGGCTGCCGCCGAGGCTCTCGATTGCAGCCCGGAAGACGTGATGCCGTGCTCGACGGGACCGATCGGATCGCATCTACCCGTCGAACGCGTGCGTGACGGTATCGGGCGTCTCTTCACGACGAGTGGCAGCAGCAATCGGCACGCCGACTTCGCAGCGGAGGCGATCATGACCACGGACACGGTCTCCAAGCAGACGGTGCGTCATGGTGGGGGATACGTCATCGGGGGGATGGCGAAGGGTGCCGGCATGCTTCGCCCTGATATGGCGACCATGCTCGCCGTGTTGACAACCGATGCGGAGGTCGATGCCGCGACGCTCGGGACGGTTCTGCGCGAGGCTGTCGACGTTTCGTTCAATTCGGTCAACATCGACGGCTGTACGTCGACCAATGACACCGTGGTCGTCCTTGCCTCGGGGGCGAGCGGACGGCGACCGAGCAGGGAAGCATTCGCCGATGTTCTGACGAGCGCATGCAAGGACTTGGCGTTGAAGATCGCACAGGACGCGGAAGGCGCATCGAAGGTCGTGACGATCAGAATCTCGGGAGCGGTCGCCGATGCCGACGCTCGCAGCGCGGGGATGACGATCGCGGACAGCGCTCTTGTGAGGGCTTCGTTCTACGGCGGCGACCCGAACTGGGGCCGTATCGTCGCCGCTCTCGGAGTGTCGGACGCAGCATTCGACCCGGAGCATGTCGAAGTCCGGTTTGGCGAGTATCTGGTCGCGAGCGCGGGCATGGGCGTTCCTTTCGACGAGGAATCGCTCGTACGCGCCCTGGTCGTCGGCGACTTCACCGTTTCCGTACGGATTGGGGATGGCCCAGGGAAGGCCGAAGTGCTGACTACGGATCTGACGCCGGAATATGTGCAGCTCAACGGGGAGCGGTCCTGA